A genomic stretch from Psilocybe cubensis strain MGC-MH-2018 chromosome 1, whole genome shotgun sequence includes:
- a CDS encoding Protein unc-45-like protein A (Protein unc-45 homolog A): MAENTDDQRLNDILRKIQAGSNYKLLPQEIACLTSAFLSSRSDASNVRPKAYVVLSALCQEARKTKEKGKEKENDVSTKTLTKIFAPTVLNYLGETDEASLMTGICFLTALFQVEPLAASSLFSEDGLVENMMDAVDLSPSALLCQDVAHLLGQACGHKSCRTIITPQIVRWLEFKSQQTSDPVLQSAASVALIKYKKGSATDNSEAGAIEVRDSQTDDLARKLVDVVVTQDATSCTDAVEGLAYVSTDPAVKESLSQNFTFLKKLFTLIPSSKNKQKLISEQNATQIFGVILIICNIISFRPRISEEQKQVEKLKRMTKAGKELSEAAETASLLDNDDHVKKRIRLLIEAGVLPVFSSAIAATDSAGVRLNVGKCLLSIVEEKENRGKVLQAGGAKVLHSIIKQVLSSNPDIARQNQPNLTPADLEAIQALAKLAITSSPVQVFGPNVGMIYDAIRPLSCLLQNSGSNLLQQFEAIMALTNLSSHSPEVASRIAAANGLLNKVELLLLEEHTLIRRASTELICNLIAGSDEAFQRYTGDSPNSVNKIHILLALSDENDLPTRMAASGALATVTMTPTACNALLALQFEKHRFLSLMTQLIDPSVLKKDGNEEDEAPLATDPGLVHRGIVCIHNVFKSINDTQTREKIQKEAADSGLLQAIGNLIKGQGVVKDQVILHQAAEALQALIGSK; encoded by the coding sequence atgGCCGAAAACACTGACGACCAGAGGCTCAATGATATCCTCAGAAAAATTCAAGCTGGCTCGAACTATAAACTACTACCCCAAGAAATTGCATGCTTGACCTCAGCATTTCTCTCCTCTAGATCTGATGCGTCAAACGTACGACCGAAGGCCTACGTCGTCCTATCGGCCCTTTGTCAGGAAGCAAGGAAaacaaaagagaaaggaaaagaaaaggagaatgATGTTTCTACCAAAACGCTCACCAAAATCTTCGCCCCCACGGTTCTGAATTATTTAGGAGAGACAGACGAAGCTTCGCTTATGACAGGGATATGTTTCCTGACTGCTCTATTTCAAGTAGAACCACTCGCTGCATCTTCCCTTTTCTCAGAAGATGGACTGGTAGAAAACATGATGGATGCAGTGGATTTGTCTCCATCTGCTCTTCTTTGCCAGGACGTCGCTCACCTCCTTGGCCAGGCGTGCGGACATAAATCATGTCGAACAATCATCACACCGCAAATTGTCCGCTGGTTGGAGTTTAAATCACAGCAAACTTCAGATCCCGTACTACAAAGTGCCGCATCGGTCGCTCTAATAAAGTATAAAAAAGGGTCGGCTACCGACAATTCAGAGGCCGGAGCTATCGAAGTTCGAGATAGTCAAACCGATGACTTGGCAAGGAAATTGGTGGATGTTGTTGTAACGCAAGATGCTACGTCATGTACAGACGCTGTGGAAGGATTGGCATATGTCAGCACTGACCCAGCCGTAAAGGAGAGTCTTTCTCAAAATTTCACCTTCCTCAAGAAACTGTTTACGCTTATTCCCTCATcaaaaaacaagcaaaaactcATCAGCGAACAAAATGCCACTCAGATCTTTGGGGTTATCCTTATTATTTGCAACATAATTAGCTTCCGACCTCGAATCAGTGAGGAACAGAAACAGGTCGAGAAATTAAAGCGAATGACAAAAGCGGGGAAAGAATTATCAGAGGCCGCAGAGACCgcttcattgctggacaaTGATGATCATGTCAAAAAGCGCATTCGTTTGCTCATAGAAGCAGGTGTTctccccgttttctcatCAGCTATTGCAGCAACAGACTCAGCAGGAGTACGGCTCAATGTTGGAAAGTGCCTATTGAGTATCGtggaggaaaaagaaaatagggGGAAGGTATTGCAGGCTGGAGGTGCTAAAGTGTTACATAGCATCATCAAGCAAGTTTTGTCGTCAAACCCGGATATCGCTAGACAAAACCAGCCGAATCTCACTCCTGCGGATTTGGAAGCTATTCAGGCATTAGCCAAACTCGCCATAACTTCTTCGCCTGTTCAAGTTTTTGGTCCCAATGTCGGTATGATATATGATGCCATTCGACCACTATCCTGTTTGCTACAAAACAGTGGATCGAATTTATTGCAGCAGTTTGAAGCTATAATGGCTTTAACCAATTTGTCGTCCCATAGTCCCGAAGTGGCATCCCGCATCGCTGCCGCCAATGGTCTTTTGAATAAAGTGGAGTTATTACTCCTCGAAGAACACACACTCATCCGGAGGGCCTCGACTGAGCTCATATGCAATCTTATTGCCGGATCTGACGAGGCATTTCAACGCTACACCGGAGATTCCCCGAACTCTGTGAACAAAATCCATATTCTTTTGGCTTTGTCTGACGAGAATGACTTACCTACGCGGATGGCCGCCTCAGGAGCGTTGGCGACAGTGACTATGACTCCTACAGCATGTAACGCGCTACTAGCTCTCCAATTTGAGAAGCACCGCTTTTTGTCCCTGATGACGCAGCTAATTGACCCTTCAGTCCTCAAAAAAGACGGtaatgaagaagacgaagcgCCTTTAGCGACCGATCCTGGCCTTGTTCACCGTGGAATCGTTTGTATTCACAATGTTTTCAAGAGCATCAATGACACTCAGACCCGAGAAAAAATTCAGAAAGAGGCGGCAGACAGCGGTTTATTGCAAGCAATTGGTAACCTAATAAAAGGTCAAGGCGTTGTGAAAGACCAAGTGATTTTACATCAGGCTGCGGAAGCACTTCAGGCACTGATAGGAAGTAAATGA